The Pandoraea apista genomic interval TTCTCGACAAGAACGGGAAGCCGAAGATCGACGCGAGAACCGGCAAACCGCTGCAATCTACGGCGGCGGGGCGATATCAGATACTGGCGTGGATATTCGATAGTTACCGGCCGCTATTAAAACTGCCCGACTTCTCGCCGCGCAGCCAAGATTTGATTGCACTTCGTCTCATCCGCGAGTGCGGTGCTATGCCGGATATCGTTGCGGGGCGGACCTCAACGGCCATCGCAAAATGCGCGAGCCGCTGGGCGAGCCTCCCCGGCGCTGGATACGGCCAACACGAAAATTCTCTCGACTTGTTGCTTGACGCCTACCGGCGCGCAGGCGGCGTCATTGCAGCCTAAATCCGGGGGGATCGATGGGCGACGAAAAAACACTGTGGGGTTTTGCGGGGCTGGCTCTGTTGGGGGCTCTCATGGGACTCGGAAAATTGCTGGTCAGCGATGAGGTGCTGACGATCCGCCTGATGGTTGGCCGCTCGATCTTGGGCGCCGGCGCATCAATGATTGCTGGCGTGGTGCTGATCCAAATTCCGGACATTCCGCCGCTGGCGCTGTACGGGATTGGCAGTGCGCTCGGCGTGGTTGGTGCTCAATTCATTGAAGGGGCTCTCAAGCGAAAAGGGCGGCAGTTTCTTGGGGACCGAAACTGATGAACCACATCGTCGCTGGCCGCCTTCGGGCGGCCTTTTTGCTTCTTGGGGGCCTATGACTGACGTAACCAAAACCCACGATGAGCGTGAGACGCTCGTTGTCGACGTGCTGCTTCCGGGGCACGAGCCACGCACAACCACGCCTCTATTCACGCGTACGCGTCACGCGCTCATCGAGCGCGAGGGTGGCTGCTGCTTCGTCTGCGGCGGTACTGATCACGACACCGGGCATCCGCTTGAGGCGCATCACCATCCGATCGAGCGCAGCACCGCGAACATGATCGACTGGCCGCGCTTCGCTGAGGACTGCCGAGCGGGTATCTGGGGCGAGCGTGCCCGTGCATTCGATTGGGACGGGTTTTTGGCTGCCCAACCCTTCGATCCGTACCGGTTTGTCGACGACATGACCGTCAACGGGATGTTGCTCTGTAAA includes:
- a CDS encoding holin, which codes for MGDEKTLWGFAGLALLGALMGLGKLLVSDEVLTIRLMVGRSILGAGASMIAGVVLIQIPDIPPLALYGIGSALGVVGAQFIEGALKRKGRQFLGDRN
- a CDS encoding glycoside hydrolase family 104 protein; its protein translation is MPQIDAASAGGRNALAFLDTLAVSELGRLAMANSDDGYNIIVGGSQSKPTLFTNYQDHPRIKVTILDKNGKPKIDARTGKPLQSTAAGRYQILAWIFDSYRPLLKLPDFSPRSQDLIALRLIRECGAMPDIVAGRTSTAIAKCASRWASLPGAGYGQHENSLDLLLDAYRRAGGVIAA